A stretch of the Sulfolobus acidocaldarius SUSAZ genome encodes the following:
- a CDS encoding acetoin:2,6-dichlorophenolindophenol oxidoreductase subunit alpha produces the protein MEGFSWKNNVDYPSRDEMLKMYELMVRARKFDEFIVRSFKEYPGLIRGHTHPSIGQEAIAVGSVMAMRPEDYLGTTYRCHAYAIAKGIPLKNLLAEIWGKATGVCKGKGGSMHICDMSRNFLPANGIVAQGIPQATGVALKCQINKEDKVVVSVFGDGATKQGAFFESLNIASIWKLPIVFILENNLYQAYTRVDMEDANAMNGEPLSMKAKAFSMRGVTIDGMDVLEVYQTVKKAIEKARRGEGPTLIEAITYRYTAHGNSIVPPPIQPWYPEHEAIEIYKRASELEEWRKRDPIIRLKKILLNLGIADNLTFDSIERKINEELSEAIRYALQSPYPPPEEALKDIYV, from the coding sequence GTGGAGGGATTCTCCTGGAAGAATAATGTAGATTATCCTTCAAGAGATGAGATGCTTAAAATGTATGAGTTGATGGTGAGGGCGAGAAAATTTGACGAATTTATAGTTAGGAGCTTTAAAGAATACCCAGGGCTGATTAGAGGGCATACACATCCTTCAATAGGACAAGAAGCCATAGCAGTAGGTTCTGTTATGGCAATGAGACCTGAGGACTACTTAGGGACTACTTATAGATGTCATGCTTATGCGATAGCAAAAGGCATACCTCTTAAGAATTTATTGGCTGAGATCTGGGGAAAGGCTACAGGTGTTTGTAAAGGTAAGGGTGGATCTATGCATATATGTGACATGAGCAGGAATTTCTTACCAGCAAATGGTATAGTGGCTCAAGGAATTCCACAGGCTACTGGTGTTGCACTTAAATGCCAAATCAACAAAGAAGATAAAGTTGTTGTGTCTGTTTTCGGTGACGGAGCCACAAAGCAAGGTGCTTTCTTCGAATCTTTAAACATAGCTTCCATATGGAAATTACCAATTGTTTTCATATTGGAAAACAACCTTTATCAAGCATACACTAGGGTTGATATGGAGGATGCTAATGCCATGAATGGTGAACCCCTCTCTATGAAGGCGAAGGCATTTTCGATGCGTGGAGTAACGATCGACGGAATGGATGTGCTGGAGGTTTATCAAACAGTAAAAAAAGCAATAGAGAAGGCAAGGAGAGGAGAAGGACCCACTTTAATTGAGGCTATAACTTATCGTTATACTGCTCACGGAAATTCGATAGTACCACCGCCGATACAACCTTGGTATCCTGAGCATGAGGCTATAGAAATATATAAAAGAGCTAGTGAATTAGAGGAGTGGAGGAAACGAGACCCAATAATCAGACTCAAGAAAATACTCTTGAATCTTGGAATTGCAGATAATTTAACGTTCGACAGTATAGAAAGAAAAATAAATGAGGAATTATCCGAAGCGATAAGATATGCATTACAGAGTCCTTATCCTCCGCCTGAAGAGGCTTTGAAAGACATATATGTTTAG
- a CDS encoding TPP-dependent acetoin dehydrogenase complex, E1 protein subunit beta produces MRRMENKRVNFVQAINDGIMEEMEKDSSIILYGQNMALTDDDPFVKKFGKDRVRFTPISETAEAGMAIGASMTGLKVIVDLVMTDFMLVAMEQLLNQAPRMRFSTGGQVKLNVVFKAGFGFIYGWSTTHSNTWYELFMRAFGSKLVIPSTPYDAKGLIKSAIHDGNPVFYLTPFNLYAMEEDIPVKEYYIPLGKADIKREGNDVTVIAIGWMIQKALGVADKLAKEGISVEVIDPRTLIPLDKKTIFSSLEKTGRLVIVDQAPKTGSAASEISAVVAEEAFHLLKAPIKRVCSLDTSVAYSKPLEEYTIPDEMKIIKAIQEVLHV; encoded by the coding sequence GTGAGAAGAATGGAAAATAAAAGGGTAAATTTCGTCCAGGCTATAAATGACGGTATTATGGAGGAAATGGAGAAAGATTCTTCCATAATTTTATACGGCCAAAACATGGCTCTAACTGATGACGACCCATTTGTTAAAAAGTTTGGTAAAGACAGGGTAAGATTTACTCCAATATCTGAGACAGCTGAAGCAGGTATGGCGATAGGGGCATCAATGACAGGCTTAAAAGTAATTGTTGATCTAGTTATGACTGACTTCATGCTAGTCGCAATGGAGCAGTTACTTAATCAAGCTCCAAGGATGAGATTTTCAACAGGTGGTCAGGTTAAGTTAAATGTAGTGTTTAAGGCTGGCTTCGGATTTATATATGGATGGAGTACTACACACTCGAATACATGGTACGAACTATTTATGAGAGCTTTTGGTAGTAAGTTAGTTATCCCTTCAACACCCTACGACGCTAAAGGTTTAATAAAGTCAGCAATTCATGATGGAAATCCTGTCTTCTATTTAACACCATTTAATTTGTACGCTATGGAAGAAGATATTCCTGTTAAGGAGTATTATATACCATTAGGAAAAGCGGATATAAAAAGAGAGGGAAACGATGTTACTGTTATAGCTATTGGCTGGATGATCCAAAAAGCATTAGGTGTTGCGGACAAACTAGCTAAGGAGGGTATCAGTGTAGAGGTAATTGACCCAAGAACGTTAATCCCCTTAGATAAGAAGACAATTTTTAGCTCACTAGAGAAGACAGGGAGGCTTGTAATAGTAGACCAAGCACCAAAAACTGGAAGTGCGGCAAGTGAGATTTCGGCAGTAGTAGCTGAAGAGGCTTTTCATTTACTTAAAGCACCTATAAAGAGGGTCTGCTCTTTAGATACAAGCGTCGCATATAGTAAACCATTAGAAGAATATACTATTCCTGATGAAATGAAGATAATTAAGGCTATTCAGGAAGTGCTTCATGTGTAA
- a CDS encoding transcriptional regulator gives MKRDILNGKYKPGETIVASQLAKDLGVSRNTLRVALSFLEKDGLIIVENSKFKVRKLTLEETVEILDIRELLEGYTARIAAQRITEEELKKLEDILNKMRESLEKRDYDSYTRLNDEFHITIYNASRTKIASQLLSEIKMRILRYQYRTILLPARGDESIKEHEAIYNALKSHSPDQAETEAKRHVSKVREAIILNKRFLDLDFS, from the coding sequence TTGAAGAGGGATATTCTTAACGGGAAGTATAAGCCCGGAGAAACGATTGTAGCTAGTCAATTAGCAAAGGATTTAGGAGTAAGTAGAAATACCCTGAGAGTTGCACTGTCATTCCTTGAGAAAGATGGACTAATAATTGTGGAGAACTCAAAGTTCAAGGTAAGAAAGCTAACTCTAGAGGAAACTGTGGAAATTTTAGATATAAGAGAACTATTAGAGGGCTATACAGCCAGAATTGCTGCCCAGAGAATTACAGAGGAAGAATTGAAGAAATTGGAAGATATCCTAAATAAAATGCGAGAAAGCCTCGAAAAGAGGGATTATGATAGCTATACTAGGTTAAATGATGAGTTCCACATTACCATATATAATGCCTCCAGGACTAAGATAGCCTCACAACTACTTTCAGAGATAAAAATGAGAATATTAAGGTACCAGTATAGAACCATACTCCTACCTGCTAGAGGCGATGAGTCTATAAAGGAACATGAAGCAATATACAATGCACTAAAGTCTCACTCGCCTGACCAGGCTGAAACGGAAGCAAAGAGACACGTAAGTAAAGTGAGAGAGGCCATAATTCTAAATAAGAGGTTTCTAGATCTAGATTTTTCATGA
- a CDS encoding 2-hydroxyacid dehydrogenase gives MLNVNSPKVKELESEIRKLADIIILDPYDNEEKWAESCEGVIAIVDRKARITKKIMSSCSDLKLIARTGVGVDETRVDLAEAKRRGIAITYNPGVNSPSVAEFTFTLILSLYKRIFKITNLVKEGEWAKGQNIFTYELFNKTLGIIGLGNIGRRVARIGKAFEMEVLGYDLYIKKSDEGIRLTDLSTLLKESDIVTIHVPLTQETKNLIGEEQIRLMKPNAIIINTSRGGIIDEEALLKALKEKRIAGAGLDVLALEPPNPNNPLFSLDNVIITPHVAGVTHEAAERGFIGALTQVLNLLQGKPLTNVFPL, from the coding sequence ATATTAAACGTCAATAGCCCTAAAGTTAAAGAATTAGAGAGTGAGATAAGAAAGTTAGCAGATATAATAATTTTAGACCCATATGACAATGAGGAGAAATGGGCAGAGTCATGCGAAGGAGTAATAGCTATAGTGGACAGAAAAGCCAGAATAACAAAGAAAATTATGTCGTCGTGCAGTGATCTAAAGTTAATAGCTAGGACAGGAGTAGGTGTAGACGAGACTAGGGTAGATCTAGCAGAGGCAAAAAGGAGAGGAATCGCAATTACCTATAACCCTGGAGTGAACTCACCTTCAGTTGCAGAGTTCACCTTTACATTAATTCTCTCCTTGTACAAGAGGATATTTAAAATAACTAACCTAGTTAAGGAGGGAGAGTGGGCTAAGGGACAAAACATATTCACCTATGAACTTTTCAATAAAACGCTAGGAATAATAGGTTTAGGTAATATCGGAAGAAGAGTTGCTAGAATAGGAAAGGCTTTTGAGATGGAAGTCCTAGGATACGACCTCTATATCAAGAAATCTGATGAAGGGATAAGATTAACGGATTTATCAACTCTATTAAAAGAATCAGATATAGTAACAATTCATGTACCGTTAACACAGGAAACAAAGAACCTTATAGGAGAAGAGCAGATAAGGTTGATGAAACCCAATGCTATTATAATTAACACCAGCAGGGGAGGAATTATTGATGAAGAAGCGCTCTTAAAGGCGCTGAAAGAGAAGAGGATTGCAGGGGCTGGGTTAGATGTCCTTGCACTGGAACCGCCAAACCCTAACAACCCATTATTTAGCCTAGACAACGTTATAATAACGCCGCATGTTGCAGGAGTAACCCATGAGGCTGCCGAGAGAGGATTTATAGGAGCCTTAACTCAAGTTCTTAACCTACTACAGGGCAAGCCCCTCACTAACGTATTTCCCCTTTGA
- a CDS encoding GlcNAc-PI de-N-acetylase, protein MNVKLLVISAHIGDFVWRTSGVLAKYIKSGKPVQVVSLTFGERGESPGAWRRGAKSVEEVKKIRKEEAECASKALGGVPLEVLDWGDHPLIINDERLLKLAEVIRKYRPEIIVTHGPDDKIRPDHVVTADAVLAAVRLAASDGVPIDIPTIAEPKIFGFDPHVGEQAGFYPHIYINITDVYDSKVKAMNCLESQKGEVDYYSTRDALRGLQTRRFGWKNYYKYAEAFYMYYPIIGEDFP, encoded by the coding sequence TTGAACGTAAAACTCCTAGTTATAAGTGCCCATATAGGAGATTTTGTTTGGAGAACTTCTGGTGTTTTAGCGAAATATATTAAGAGTGGTAAACCTGTCCAAGTTGTCTCATTGACATTTGGAGAGAGAGGAGAGTCTCCAGGGGCGTGGAGAAGAGGAGCTAAGAGTGTTGAGGAGGTGAAGAAGATTAGGAAAGAAGAAGCTGAATGTGCTTCTAAAGCATTAGGAGGGGTTCCATTGGAAGTTTTGGATTGGGGAGACCATCCCTTAATTATAAATGACGAGAGATTGTTAAAATTGGCTGAAGTTATTCGAAAATATAGACCTGAAATAATCGTTACCCATGGACCTGATGACAAGATAAGACCAGACCATGTTGTAACTGCCGATGCCGTTTTAGCTGCTGTCAGATTAGCAGCCTCTGATGGAGTACCTATAGACATTCCAACAATTGCTGAACCAAAAATATTCGGGTTTGACCCACATGTGGGAGAACAGGCAGGATTTTATCCTCACATTTACATAAACATAACAGATGTGTATGATTCAAAGGTCAAAGCCATGAACTGCCTTGAATCGCAAAAGGGAGAGGTTGACTACTACTCAACCAGAGATGCACTAAGAGGTCTTCAAACAAGAAGATTTGGCTGGAAGAATTATTACAAATATGCAGAGGCATTTTACATGTATTATCCAATTATAGGTGAGGACTTCCCATGA
- a CDS encoding aldehyde oxidase codes for MSLKEHLPVVSGKSKYIDDIDLPNTVYLGIVRSTYARAKIRGISQPSNALLFVTGKELKSYLPANPVPKANIVKMPLLADERVNFVGQAIAAVVAEDRYDVIDLVDEVEVDYEPLKPVTTIEEALRGDVIIHGDNSNIAVQQELKGGEVVKDYDVVVERKIYQERIIGNPMETRGCLVTYDGNKMVVFASTQSAFRIRANIQEALGLPVENITVYAPPNVGGGFGSKLNAPAEYVIAAYVAMKLKRPVKWIETRREHLIGLSQGRGVYGDVKLYGKKDGTMLGIEGEIVINIGAYVYAISATTPSFIASNLTGPYRMKFAKVNATGVYTNLPPYVIYRGAGRPEASLFHETLVEDFAEEIGMDPLEVRKINMVTGAYETPLGLKFDDAGYKDVFEKGVRYYRELKEKYKDKSVGIAFFNELIRTSPGEGAKVRIGKGKVEVITGSGHHGQAYQSSFSKLVIEELGVPENVIEVRTGTTEGLKEGVGSYGSRALAVGGSAVVEACRNLKKKLSEQGIDVNKALHGEQIYESEVYVKASDVFAPGFHISVVDIDLETLTPRVREYVAVDDVGRVVVKEEVEGQVIGGVMQGIAQVLYEWATYDEEGNPTFSSIADAGVPSPEEFTWRVIVDEVEFKSGLLSGARGVGEAGSIGGLVATFIGLEKAIKDKVGKKVKLQRTPVTPTYLMELLSKS; via the coding sequence ATAAGCCTTAAGGAGCACCTCCCTGTTGTCTCAGGAAAATCGAAATATATAGACGACATTGACTTACCTAATACAGTATACTTAGGCATAGTGAGGTCCACATATGCCAGGGCTAAAATAAGGGGCATAAGCCAACCTTCAAACGCCTTACTTTTCGTCACAGGAAAGGAATTAAAATCGTACTTGCCGGCTAACCCAGTACCTAAGGCAAATATAGTGAAAATGCCTTTATTGGCAGACGAAAGAGTGAATTTTGTTGGTCAGGCTATTGCTGCAGTAGTGGCAGAAGACAGATATGACGTAATAGATCTTGTGGACGAGGTTGAGGTAGACTATGAACCATTGAAGCCAGTTACTACTATAGAAGAGGCTTTGAGAGGAGATGTAATTATTCATGGTGATAACAGTAATATTGCTGTTCAGCAGGAGCTTAAAGGTGGAGAGGTGGTAAAGGATTATGATGTTGTAGTTGAAAGGAAAATCTATCAAGAGAGAATAATAGGTAACCCTATGGAGACTAGAGGGTGTCTTGTGACCTATGACGGCAATAAGATGGTCGTATTCGCATCTACACAGTCAGCCTTTAGAATAAGAGCAAACATACAAGAGGCTTTGGGATTACCTGTCGAGAACATCACAGTTTACGCTCCGCCTAATGTGGGAGGAGGCTTTGGAAGTAAACTAAACGCACCAGCTGAGTACGTTATAGCGGCTTATGTTGCAATGAAACTGAAGCGACCTGTAAAATGGATAGAGACTAGAAGAGAACATCTGATAGGTTTATCCCAAGGTAGAGGTGTATATGGAGACGTTAAACTGTATGGTAAAAAAGATGGCACTATGCTTGGAATAGAAGGAGAAATAGTGATAAATATTGGTGCATATGTTTATGCTATATCAGCAACAACTCCCTCGTTTATAGCAAGCAACCTCACAGGTCCTTATAGGATGAAGTTTGCAAAAGTCAATGCAACAGGTGTTTACACTAATTTACCTCCTTACGTAATATATAGAGGAGCAGGAAGACCTGAGGCTAGCCTATTCCATGAAACACTAGTTGAGGACTTCGCTGAAGAAATAGGCATGGATCCTTTAGAGGTAAGGAAAATAAATATGGTAACAGGAGCATATGAGACTCCTTTAGGTTTAAAATTTGACGATGCAGGCTATAAGGACGTTTTCGAGAAAGGAGTAAGATACTACAGGGAATTAAAAGAGAAGTATAAGGACAAAAGCGTTGGTATTGCTTTCTTCAATGAGCTAATTAGAACTTCACCAGGAGAGGGAGCAAAGGTCAGAATCGGAAAGGGTAAGGTGGAAGTTATTACTGGTTCAGGGCATCACGGTCAGGCTTACCAATCTTCCTTCTCTAAACTTGTAATCGAGGAGCTTGGAGTCCCAGAAAATGTTATTGAGGTTCGCACAGGTACTACAGAGGGTTTAAAAGAAGGTGTAGGTAGCTACGGGAGTAGAGCGTTAGCAGTAGGAGGATCTGCAGTAGTTGAAGCATGTAGAAATTTGAAGAAAAAATTATCGGAACAAGGAATTGACGTAAATAAAGCCCTTCATGGAGAACAAATCTATGAGTCAGAAGTATACGTTAAGGCTAGTGATGTGTTCGCACCAGGATTTCACATATCCGTAGTGGACATTGATTTAGAAACTTTGACACCGAGAGTGAGGGAATATGTTGCAGTTGATGATGTGGGAAGAGTTGTTGTTAAAGAAGAGGTTGAAGGGCAAGTCATAGGCGGAGTGATGCAGGGTATAGCCCAAGTGCTCTATGAGTGGGCAACTTATGATGAGGAGGGAAATCCAACATTCTCTTCTATAGCTGATGCCGGAGTGCCTTCTCCAGAGGAGTTTACTTGGAGAGTTATTGTTGACGAGGTTGAGTTTAAGTCTGGACTACTCAGTGGTGCAAGAGGTGTAGGAGAAGCTGGCAGTATTGGAGGACTAGTTGCAACCTTTATTGGTCTTGAAAAAGCCATAAAGGATAAAGTTGGTAAGAAGGTAAAGCTACAGAGAACACCAGTTACACCAACGTATTTAATGGAACTTTTAAGTAAAAGTTAA